In Bacilli bacterium, a genomic segment contains:
- a CDS encoding ATPase: MFRLGQKVYIVSDRFEQNLPIGSYAYIIAYDRNADNAFDYVIRVPNQNKHYYVPAADVELEEVILQREAEQVEKEALIEFALATKNADLFYRVMNGDAAGENQPEANKPLSQDEFIKQVNLKAWI, encoded by the coding sequence ATGTTTCGTCTGGGGCAGAAAGTGTACATCGTTTCCGATCGATTCGAACAGAACCTTCCCATTGGCAGTTATGCCTATATCATTGCCTATGACCGTAACGCGGACAATGCATTCGATTATGTCATCCGGGTGCCGAATCAAAACAAGCATTATTATGTCCCGGCGGCAGATGTGGAATTGGAAGAAGTGATTTTGCAACGGGAAGCGGAACAGGTGGAAAAAGAAGCGCTGATCGAATTTGCGCTGGCGACCAAAAATGCCGATCTGTTCTATCGTGTCATGAATGGGGACGCTGCCGGGGAAAATCAGCCGGAAGCAAACAAACCGCTTAGCCAGGATGAATTTATCAAGCAGGTCAATCTG